GCAATCGACGAGGGCGGTCGCGGTGACCGTGACCTGCTGCCCCTGGCCGTTGTCGGCGTCGATGTAGGTCAATGTGAGCGTGTCGCCCGCACTGACCTGCAGCACGCCGGCGGCATCCGTCAGGCTCACGGCGATCGAGCCCTGGAACTCCGCCGCGTCGGACGCGAGTTCCGTCAGGAGCACAGTCTCACCGGCCGCTTCCGTGTTGGACACGATTGAGACGGACAGCGTTTCGATCGCCGCCGGGTCTGCATTCAGCCCGCAGTCGTTCACCGTGATCGTGACGGTGTCCGCGCACATGTACCGATTGTGGTCCAGCATGACCACACCGGCGTCGGCGCACGTGTCGTAAGCGCCGAACGCATTGACGATGCCATAGCCGCGCACGTACAGCGGATCGAAAGTGCCGTTCTGCACGTAGTAGTCGGCAGTCTCGAACAGGTGTTGGCGCATCTGGTCCACTGTCCAGTAGGGCCGCGCCTGGATCAGGCACGCCACGGCGCAGGCCACCAGCGGCGTTGACAGCGAAGTCCCGTCGGCGGTCGTGTAACCGGTGTCCGAGTACGGCGACACCGTGTTCGTGCTGACGCCGCGGGCCAGGACTTCCGGCTTGACGCGGCCATCGGCGGTGGGGCCGTCGGAGCTGAACGAGGCGATGGCCCCCGAGCTGCTGACCGCGCCGCACGTGATGACCTGGAACGCGTCCGCCGGGGCGATCAGGCTGGACGTCGCCGGGTTGGAGTCGTGATATTCGTTACCGGCGGCGTTGGTATGGTGCACGCCGTTGGCGGTCAGAATGTTGCAGGCGATGGTCGTGACCGCCGTCTGGCCATCGAGCTGGGCCTGCGTGTACCAGTCGATGTAGCCGAGCGACGCGGTGCTCATGTCGCAGCCATGCGACTCGATGAACTCGAGCCCCGCGACATAGTTGTCTTCCTCGGCCGGCACTTCCTGCGTGGTGTCTTCCGTCTTGCACAGTACGAAGGACGCGTTGAATGCGCCGCCGACCAGGCTCCCGGGCTTGTACGCCCCGATGCAGCCGAGAATCATCGTCCCGTGATTGTACTGCCCGGATGGATCGCCGGTCTGGTAGTCGGTGTTGCCGTCGTTGTTGACGAAGTCGTACTCCGCGATGACCGACAGCGGGTGCAGAGGATTCGTGAACGCCTCGTGCGTGCGATGAAAACCCGTGTCCAGGATGCCGATGATCACGCCGCTCCCGGTGAAGCCCGCGTCGTGCAGTGCCACCAAGTTGATCTGCGTGAGTTGCGCGAGGGAGTTCCCATAGTTGATGCTGCGCGTCTCACCACCGGGGAACGGGCCCGGGCCGATGTCCTGCACATTCAGCGGCTGCGGGCGTTGTGAACGGCGGACCGCTTCGAGGCGGTCCACGCAGGCCAGGGTGGCGATCTGCGCGAGCTGCGTGCCATCCGCCCACACGCTCACCGCGTTCAGCCAGCGGCTGGTGATGTGCAGCCGCGCCCCCGTCTTCGCCACCGCCTCCACGTATGCCGGCACCACCGGCAGATCGTGCTCGTCAAACAGCGCGCCATCCCGGGCAGCATTCAGGCCGCGCAGCGCACGCCGCTGCGCCGCGCGCGCATTATAGGTCTGCGCCACCGTCTGCAGGGCGGCCTGCAGCTCGGCTGGCGAATGCACACCTTTGTCGGCAAAGAACACCCAGGCTTTCACCGGCCCCGCGGTCTCCGCCAGTCGCTGTTGCAGCGCGGGGTGCAATTTCGCCGAGACGTCCACTGTCTGGGCGGCCGCGAAAGGCGCCAGCCACGGACCGGCGGCGATGAGAACGATGGCACAGACGGGCAGGCGGTGTTGGCACTTATCGGGCATGACGTTCCTTTCCCGTGGGCATCGCGGATGGGCGACGCGTACGTGCTCCGGTGGCAAAATACCAGGTCGAATGCGGCCGGCAGCGGCGCGGCCCCATGCACATCGTACCGGATCGGCGGCGGCTACGGCAAGGAAAACCAATCGTCCCCGCGGCATCATGGACCGCCGGTGCGGCGCGCTGCCAATTCACAGCCATCCAGACTACAATGCCGAGGCTGTGGACCGCGGTCACGGTCCAGGCCATTGGTGGGCGGGATGACGGATGGCAGGCCCGAAAACAGGGTGCCGCTTCACGCGCCCGGTATGGCGCGGCGTACCCTGCGCGCCTGCGTTGCTCGCACGGAAGTCTTCCTGCTCGCCGCGGCGCTGCTGGTCACCGTCCTGGCCAAGCTGCGCATCGTCCGCAGTTGCGCGCCGCCCAGCGTCGTCGAGGCCTGGCTCGGTGTGGCCCTGCCCGATCTCGCCTTCTTCGCCGGCCTTGCCACCCTTGGTGCCCTCGCTTACGCGGTCTGGCCGCGCAAGTGGACGGCGCGGCTCACGCTGGTACTCGCGACGTTGGTTCTGGTCTGGGCGGTGTTGAACGGCATCTGGCTGGCCGTCACCGGCGTGCAGCTCCAGCCGGGCGTGCTCCAGGTTGTGCTGCGCCACCCGACGGATTTCTGGCCCACCGTCCGACCGCATCTTGGCTACCATCCGCGCGTCGCGCTCGGCCTGGTGGTTGCGGTCCCCGCCGCCCTGGCGTGGGTTATCTGGCGCATCGTACGACCCGCGCCCGCAAAGCTGGCGCGCGGGTGGTGGGTCGGGGGAGCGGCGGTGTGTGCCGCGCTGGTGATTCTGCTGCTCGCGGTCCATCGCCGCGCCACGCGGAGCTTTGTCCCCGAGTCGCTCGACCAGGTGCTCGGCTACAGCAGCCACTGGGGCGTCATCGAGTCGGCGTTCGCCACCTCCGACCTGACCCCCGCGCCCGGTACGCCTGCGCGCCACGTGCCGATCGCCGGCGAACGCTCCGTCGGCCTGCCGCCCGCCGCAGCGGCTGTTCGACCGAACATCGTGCTGTTGATGTTGGAGAGCGTGCCCTACACCGCCGCGGTCGCCGGTACGCCGGAGTACGAGGCCATGCCGACGCTGAACCGGCTGGCCGGCGAGGGCATGTTGTTCGAGAGCCTGCGGGTGCCTGTGCCGCAGACCGGCAAGGCGATGTGGGCGACGCTCACGGGCACCACGCCGGACGTTGGTCCCGACTACGTCGAATCGGTGCTCGCCGACGCGCCGTACGAGGGCCTGCCGACGCTGCTGGCCCGCGTCGGCTACCGCAGCGCGTTCTTCGAGATGTCGAAGGGGACGTTCCAGTGCGCGCCGGCGACCTTCGCCAATTTCGGCTTCGACTGGGCGTGGTTCCGCGAGAACCTGGAAGATGCGTCCGCCGACCTCGGCTACCTCAGCGGCGATGACTTCCGCATACTGGACCCGGCGCTGGCCTGGGCAACCAGCGCGTCCGGACCGTTCCTGTTCATGCTGATCACTTCCGCCGCGCACGATCCCTACGAGGTGCCGGCGTGGTTCGAGCCGCCCGCCAATGGCTCGCGCAACCGCTACCTGCAGGCGCTCCGCTACACCGACGCCTTCATCGCCGAGCTGCTGCAGCGCCTGGCGGCCCACCAGCTCGCCGATCAGACGCTGTTGTGCATGCTTGGGGACCACGGCGAAGGATTCCGGGCCGAGTCCCATCGTCTCCGCTGGATCCCCTACGAGGAAGTGCTCCGCGTGCCGTGGGTGCTTCACTGGCCCGGGCACGTACCACCCGGCACGCGCGCGGCGTGGCCCTGTTCGCAACTCGACGTGACCCCGACGCTGTTGACCCTGCTCGGCTTCGACATCAGCGGCGCCGGCTTCGAGGGACGTTGTGCCTTGACGCCCTGCGACCCCGACCGGCGGCTGTACTTCACCGCCTGGTACGAGGGCAGCCCGGCGGGCTACGTCGAGGGCAACACCAAACGCGTGTACTGGCCGACCAGCGGGCGGGTCCAGGAATATGACCTCGCCACTGATCCGCAGGAAAAGTCACCAATCGTCCTGGAGTCGCCCGCCGCCGAGCAGGTGGTCGCGGACCTGCGCAACTGGCGGCGCGCCCAGCACCTGGACATCCCGGCGAAGCGCTTCCGGCAGCGCTTCGTCTACGACCACTGGTGGGTGTTCAGCACCGGACGTTACGCCCGCGCCTACTACGTGCCGTAGCGCCGCGCGCCGCTGAGGTGTGCTTCGATGTGCCCCACACAGACCGTCGCCGTCAGCCAGCCGTCGATCTCCGGACGAGCCGCGCTCGTGCGGCTGCTGGTGCTTCTGGTGCTGGTGGCGCTTGTGTTTCAATTCGAGCTGCGCATGGCCTGGGGCACGATCCGCGACTCCGGCGAGTGGTCGCATGCGCTGGTGTTGCCGCTGCTCGTCGCGCTGTTGGCCTGGCAGCGCCGCCGTGACCTCGCCGCTGCGCTCGACCATGGCTCGGCGTGGGGGCCGGTCATCATCGTGCTCGGCCTGGCCGTGGTGGCGTTGAATCTGTGGCCGCTGGAATTCGGTTACCTGCGGGCGATCGCGCTAGTCCCCGTTTGTGTGGGCGTGCTGCTGACCACGTGCGGGCGGCGCCTACTGCGGCCGTGCCTGCCCATGTTTCTGTTGCTCGCGCTCAGCATACCGCTCGGCCCGCGCCAGTACGCCGCGCTCATCATCCGTGCGGAAACCTACACGCTCGCGGCCGGCCGCGCCCTGCTGTCCGCGTTGCCCGGCGTAAACGTGACGCAAACCGGGCCGGACCTCGACTTCGTGCGCGGCAGCCAGACCGGGACCGTCGCGCCGGGCGAGCCCCGGCGTGGCGCTTCGCTGTTGGTTACGCATGCGGTCCTCGGCGTCTGCGTGGTCTGCGCGCGCCGCCGACCGCGCTGGCAGGTGGTCCTGCTGGCGCTGGCGGCTGTTCCGATCGTACTGCTGTCCAATCTCGGCCGCTTCGTCCTGCTGGGCCTGTTCGCGGTGTACGCCCACGCCGCGCCGCTCAGCGCCTGGCCACGCGCGACGGCGGCCGTGCTCTCGCTGGTGCTCGCATATCTGCTGTTCGCCGCGGCGATCGGACTGCTGAACCTCTTTGTGCCGCAGCCGGCCGAGCGCGCGCCGGTGGCCGCGGAGGAGCGCTGAACCCATGCGCACGCTGACCCGCCTCTGTCCGCCGGTCTTTCTCGTCTCGGCCCTGGTGCTGGTAGCGGCTGCGGTCGAGCTGCGCCCGGCGATGAAAGCGGTCCGCGCGCGGCTGGAGAAGCGCACGATCGCGCTGCGGCGGCCGTTCGCCGACTTCAGCCCCGCGGGCATGCCTTCGTTCGTCTCGACGCCGTTTCCGGTCGGCATGGGCGCGGACCATTTCCGCGAAGTCGGCACCGACGAGATTGCCCTGGTCTGCGTGGAGCCGCGCGGCTCGGCCTCGCCGGTGGATTGGGTGCTGCTGTTCGCGACCTACTACGCCGACCCGCACTGCCAGGTGCCGCACACGCCGGACGTCTGCTATCGACAGACCGGGGCGACGGTGTTCAGGATGCGCGCGGTATCGATCGACGTGCCGGGGCAGGGCGGCAGCGTCCTGCGCATCCCGACCCGCGCCCTGCGCATCGACCAGCGTGAAGGCAACCTCTTCCTCATGTACACGCTCAGCGCCAGCGGCCAGTTCTGCGACAGCCGGGGGCGGGCGCGCTGGCTGCTCAACTGGCCCGGCGACCGCTGCGCCTATTTCAGCAAGATCGAGGCCGTGACGCCGTGCAGTTCCGACGCCGAGGAGCCCGCGGCGCAGCAGCGCTGCACGCAGGCCCTGGCTGAAGCGTTGCCGGTGCTGTTGCGGGAGTACTATCCCGCGCGCGAGGACGTGCGCGGGCGGTGATCTCACTGCGGGGCAGCGGGGGTGCGCCCGCGCGCCGCCGTCAGCACGTGATGCAGCAGCGCCAGCCCGACAAGCGTCGCCGCCACCACCAGCAGATACGAATGCGGCAGCGGCACGACGCCCCAGATGCGTGGC
The window above is part of the Phycisphaerae bacterium genome. Proteins encoded here:
- a CDS encoding sulfatase-like hydrolase/transferase, producing MARRTLRACVARTEVFLLAAALLVTVLAKLRIVRSCAPPSVVEAWLGVALPDLAFFAGLATLGALAYAVWPRKWTARLTLVLATLVLVWAVLNGIWLAVTGVQLQPGVLQVVLRHPTDFWPTVRPHLGYHPRVALGLVVAVPAALAWVIWRIVRPAPAKLARGWWVGGAAVCAALVILLLAVHRRATRSFVPESLDQVLGYSSHWGVIESAFATSDLTPAPGTPARHVPIAGERSVGLPPAAAAVRPNIVLLMLESVPYTAAVAGTPEYEAMPTLNRLAGEGMLFESLRVPVPQTGKAMWATLTGTTPDVGPDYVESVLADAPYEGLPTLLARVGYRSAFFEMSKGTFQCAPATFANFGFDWAWFRENLEDASADLGYLSGDDFRILDPALAWATSASGPFLFMLITSAAHDPYEVPAWFEPPANGSRNRYLQALRYTDAFIAELLQRLAAHQLADQTLLCMLGDHGEGFRAESHRLRWIPYEEVLRVPWVLHWPGHVPPGTRAAWPCSQLDVTPTLLTLLGFDISGAGFEGRCALTPCDPDRRLYFTAWYEGSPAGYVEGNTKRVYWPTSGRVQEYDLATDPQEKSPIVLESPAAEQVVADLRNWRRAQHLDIPAKRFRQRFVYDHWWVFSTGRYARAYYVP
- a CDS encoding S8 family serine peptidase, whose translation is MPDKCQHRLPVCAIVLIAAGPWLAPFAAAQTVDVSAKLHPALQQRLAETAGPVKAWVFFADKGVHSPAELQAALQTVAQTYNARAAQRRALRGLNAARDGALFDEHDLPVVPAYVEAVAKTGARLHITSRWLNAVSVWADGTQLAQIATLACVDRLEAVRRSQRPQPLNVQDIGPGPFPGGETRSINYGNSLAQLTQINLVALHDAGFTGSGVIIGILDTGFHRTHEAFTNPLHPLSVIAEYDFVNNDGNTDYQTGDPSGQYNHGTMILGCIGAYKPGSLVGGAFNASFVLCKTEDTTQEVPAEEDNYVAGLEFIESHGCDMSTASLGYIDWYTQAQLDGQTAVTTIACNILTANGVHHTNAAGNEYHDSNPATSSLIAPADAFQVITCGAVSSSGAIASFSSDGPTADGRVKPEVLARGVSTNTVSPYSDTGYTTADGTSLSTPLVACAVACLIQARPYWTVDQMRQHLFETADYYVQNGTFDPLYVRGYGIVNAFGAYDTCADAGVVMLDHNRYMCADTVTITVNDCGLNADPAAIETLSVSIVSNTEAAGETVLLTELASDAAEFQGSIAVSLTDAAGVLQVSAGDTLTLTYIDADNGQGQQVTVTATALVDCTPPTITNVHAADIQPRSAVITFDCDELASGTVRYGLSCGALNNTATGGLAMSPTISLSGLTDDTTYYYK
- a CDS encoding exosortase/archaeosortase family protein encodes the protein MCPTQTVAVSQPSISGRAALVRLLVLLVLVALVFQFELRMAWGTIRDSGEWSHALVLPLLVALLAWQRRRDLAAALDHGSAWGPVIIVLGLAVVALNLWPLEFGYLRAIALVPVCVGVLLTTCGRRLLRPCLPMFLLLALSIPLGPRQYAALIIRAETYTLAAGRALLSALPGVNVTQTGPDLDFVRGSQTGTVAPGEPRRGASLLVTHAVLGVCVVCARRRPRWQVVLLALAAVPIVLLSNLGRFVLLGLFAVYAHAAPLSAWPRATAAVLSLVLAYLLFAAAIGLLNLFVPQPAERAPVAAEER